Proteins encoded by one window of Rutidosis leptorrhynchoides isolate AG116_Rl617_1_P2 chromosome 7, CSIRO_AGI_Rlap_v1, whole genome shotgun sequence:
- the LOC139856818 gene encoding uncharacterized protein produces MFIFQNENFIYLTPEFWIRLLGLGYSGYLENLHIDGWATLMLRYRQRVLPRASQYSTPIIPTDSFACSSRWTVMPLGFLSSLAAFQSYYDDTQREEEKRKEAEKRGEVAITGENPPDYMYLIGLGDGSDELYPSWAYCDKILIPVHFYDAQHFILIVLNLEEQKILVYDSLPGHVDQEIVKLTKDLGDQLPVYLRAIDYFNQKQDSQIVDYLENKESIEFMTEAAPVVPVQGGSNGDCGVWVCIHMERVIFGWDEIPNIGDPKKAAEDYRVRMAKTFFRARFDTQEPPPKEKAKVGN; encoded by the exons ATGTTCATTTTTCAGAACGAAAATTTTATATACCTCACACCTGAGTTTTGGATCAGGTTACTTGGTCTTGGATATTCCGGATACTTGGAAAACTTA catattgatggatgggctacACTTATGTTGAGATATCGTCAGAGGGTTCTCCCCCGAGCAAGCCAGTATTCCACTCCTATTATCCCGACCGACTCGTTTGCGTGTAGTTCTCGATGGACTGTCATGCCATTGGGTTTCCTTTCTAGCCTTGCAGCGTTTCAGTCCTATTATGATGATACACAAAGGGAGGAAGAGAAACGGAAAGAAGCGGAGAAAAGAGGAGAAGTAGCAATCACAGGGGAGAATCCACCtgattatatgtatttgattggaTTAGGGGATGGTAGTGATGAGCTATATCCATCCTGGGCCTATTGTGATAAG ATTTTGATCCCCGTTCACTTTTACGATGCTCAACACTTTATTCTGATTGTGTTGAACTTGGAGGAACAGAAGATATTGGTGTACGATAGTTTGCCCGGTCATGTTGATCAAGAAATTGTCAAGCTCACCAAAGATCTGGGAGATCAATTGCCTGTATACTTAAGAGCAATTGATTACTTTAACCAAAAGCAAGACTCCCAGATTGTTGACTACTTGGAAAACAAGGAGAGCATCGAGTTCATGACCGAGGCAGCACCAGTCGTGCCGGTGCAAGGTGGAAGTAATGGGGACTGTGGTGTTTGGGTCTGCATCCATATGGAGAGGGTGATCTTTGGGTGGGATGAAATCCCAAACATTGGAGATCCTAAAAAGGCCGCAGAAGACTACAGAGTGAGAATGGCCAAGACCTTCTTTCGTGCACGCTTTGATACCCAGGAACCCCCACCAAAAGAGAAAGCAAAAGTTGGTAACTGA
- the LOC139860474 gene encoding uncharacterized protein, translating into MSQEQGYVEAKLTMKNMLNVIPQLKASMTENQQKIFRGTCFGPWLDLSYTGNDPGLVHAMLQRKSERPIGIDEKYPADDEEIWFSFRPNFKIRFSRREFCLITGFKFSRRTDMAHYIPRSYDVETPPIRRRCFPNRKVNSNITITDIQKLLYDGADFVVSDDDVVRLAIILIVERAFMGKQGIHVVSKKYLWLVEDFAKLNDYPWGNRIWDATYPVVKYGFQARESQLEVGKGYTLVGFMWSFKVKINKFGRFG; encoded by the exons ATGTCACAAGAACAG GGATATGTTGAGGCGAAGTTGACGATGAAGAATATGCTTAATGTTATACCTCAACTAAAGGCATCAATGACTGAGAATCAACAAAAAATTTTTAGGGGAACTTGTTTTGGTCCTTGGCTAGATCTTTCTTACACCGGCAATGATCCGGGCcttgtacatgcaatgctccaaAGAAAGAGTGAGCGACCGATAGGAATAGATGAAAAGTACCCTGCTGATGATGAGGAAATATGGTTTAGTTTCCGTCCGAATTTCAAAATTAGATTTAGTAGGCGGGAATTTTGTCTCATCACGGGGTTTAAGTTTAGTCGTCgcacggacatggcacattacattcCCAGAAGTTATGATGTAGAAACACCACCGATTAGACGACGTTGTTTCCCAAATCGTAAAGTTAATTCAAACATTACAATTACCGATATCCAAAAGCTTTTATATGATGGTGCTGATTTTGTGGTTAGTGATGATGATGTCGTGCGACTAGCCATTATTTTGATTGTGGAGAGAGCGTTTATGGGTAAGCAAGGGATTCATGTGGTGAGCAAAAAATACCTATGGCTAGTCGAAGACTTTGCTAAATTGAATGACTACCCGTGGGGTAATCGTATTTGGGATGCCACTTACCCCGTAGTTAAATATGGATTTCAAGCTCGGGAAAGTCAGTTAGAGGTGGGAAAGGGTTATACTTTGGTCGGTTTTATGTGGTCATTTAAGGTAAAAATAAACAAGTTTGGTAGATTTGGTTAA